The Trinickia acidisoli genome includes a window with the following:
- a CDS encoding error-prone DNA polymerase: MSSGFNGLPAYAELFCFSNFTFLHGASHAQELVERAAQLGYAGIAMTDECSLAGVVRAHDAAKKVGLPLVIGSYFRLCHADGSPSFGLILLAQNREGYGNLAELITLARTRSPKGEYRLTPYDLSRPEPEYAYLRGMPDCLAILVPDFPAKEEALAAQLEWLDETFPGRGWVGLVLHQRAMDDMHRGAVEYVARRQGIPVVALGHVVMHVRSRKPLQDTMTAIRVGKSVHECGYELAPNAEQHLRSRLRLVNLYSGEALHETINVLSRCTFSLSELRYEYPDELVPEGFTPTAYLRKETYAGALKRFPAGMPHAVQQQVEHELALIAELQYEPYFLTVYDIVRYARSQNILCQGRGSAANSAVCYCLGITEVDPARGNMLFERFISKERGEPPDIDVDFEHQRREEVMQYIYGKYGRHRAAIAAAVSTYRPRGALRETGKALGVDPQIVDAVAKSHHWFDTSRDLLERFEESGLDPNQPLIQAWARLAAQLLNFPRHLSQHSGGFVISRGKLTRLVPVENAAMPDRSVIQWDKDDLESLGLLKVDVLALGMLSAIRRALDFVSERRGERFIMQDVPHEDAKTYEMISRADTIGVFQIESRAQMSMLPRLRPREFYDLVIEVAIVRPGPIQGGAVHPYLRRRQKLEPVTFPSKDLEVALGRTLGVPIFQEQVMQVAIIAAGFSPGEADQLRRAMAAWKRKGNLQGYYDRIVSGMLERGYERSFADAIFEQIKGFGEYGFPESHAASFALLVYTSSWLKCHEPEAFLAAMLNSQPMGFYSSSQLVQDARRHGVKVLPADVTLSGWDAALEPIEGAVRPAVRLGLSQLRGMKEDAAERIENARTVRAFESVHDLAHRAQLNRHDLHVLADANALSTLVGNRREALWHSAAAVPERDMLAAAATVDDTPLLGAPTEGQNIVADYRSAGLTLRRHPVALLRARLLEKRLMPASTLSGYRNGQPARGCGIVTVRQRPGTAKGVIFMTLEDETGNVNVIIWPSLLEKQRKEVLGASLLAVYGVWQCQGEVRHLVAKRLVDLSPLLGGLQSESRNFH, translated from the coding sequence ATGAGTTCCGGTTTCAATGGGCTGCCGGCGTACGCCGAGCTGTTTTGCTTCTCCAACTTCACGTTCCTGCACGGCGCGTCGCACGCGCAGGAACTCGTCGAGCGTGCGGCGCAGCTCGGCTACGCGGGCATCGCGATGACCGACGAATGCTCGCTCGCGGGCGTCGTGCGCGCGCACGACGCCGCGAAGAAAGTCGGGCTGCCGCTCGTCATCGGTTCGTATTTTCGCTTGTGCCATGCCGACGGTTCGCCGTCGTTCGGGCTCATCTTGCTCGCGCAAAATCGCGAGGGATACGGCAATCTAGCGGAGCTCATCACACTCGCGCGCACGCGCTCGCCGAAGGGCGAGTATCGGTTGACGCCGTACGATCTCTCGCGGCCGGAACCCGAATATGCGTATTTGCGAGGGATGCCCGATTGCTTGGCAATTCTCGTCCCCGATTTCCCGGCCAAGGAAGAGGCGCTTGCCGCGCAACTCGAATGGCTCGACGAAACTTTTCCCGGCCGCGGCTGGGTGGGGCTCGTCCTACATCAGCGGGCGATGGACGACATGCATCGCGGCGCGGTTGAATATGTCGCGCGCCGCCAGGGCATACCGGTCGTCGCGCTCGGCCACGTCGTCATGCACGTGCGCTCGCGCAAGCCGCTGCAAGACACGATGACGGCCATTCGCGTCGGCAAGAGCGTGCACGAATGCGGCTACGAACTCGCGCCGAATGCCGAGCAGCATTTGCGATCGCGTCTGCGCCTCGTCAATCTTTACTCCGGCGAGGCGTTGCACGAGACGATCAATGTCTTGTCCCGCTGTACGTTCTCGCTCAGCGAGCTCCGGTACGAATATCCCGACGAGCTCGTACCCGAAGGATTCACGCCAACTGCCTACTTGCGGAAAGAGACTTACGCGGGTGCATTGAAGCGTTTTCCCGCCGGCATGCCGCACGCGGTGCAGCAGCAGGTGGAGCACGAACTCGCGTTGATTGCCGAGCTGCAGTACGAACCGTATTTCCTGACGGTCTACGACATCGTGCGCTATGCACGCAGTCAAAACATCTTGTGCCAGGGGCGCGGATCGGCCGCCAATTCGGCGGTTTGCTATTGCCTCGGTATTACGGAGGTGGACCCGGCACGCGGCAATATGCTCTTCGAGCGGTTCATCAGCAAGGAACGGGGGGAGCCGCCCGACATCGACGTCGATTTCGAGCATCAGCGGCGCGAGGAGGTCATGCAGTACATCTACGGCAAGTACGGCCGTCATCGCGCGGCGATTGCGGCGGCCGTCTCGACCTATCGTCCGCGTGGCGCACTGCGCGAAACGGGCAAGGCGCTCGGCGTCGATCCGCAGATCGTCGACGCCGTCGCGAAGTCGCATCATTGGTTCGATACGAGCCGCGATTTGCTCGAACGTTTCGAGGAGTCGGGCCTCGATCCCAACCAGCCGCTGATTCAGGCCTGGGCTCGGTTGGCGGCGCAACTGCTGAATTTTCCGCGTCATCTATCGCAGCATTCGGGCGGCTTCGTCATCAGTCGCGGCAAGCTGACGCGGCTCGTGCCGGTGGAGAACGCGGCGATGCCCGATCGTTCCGTCATCCAATGGGACAAAGACGATCTCGAATCATTAGGACTCCTGAAGGTTGACGTTCTGGCGCTCGGCATGTTGTCGGCGATACGGCGCGCGCTCGATTTCGTCTCCGAGCGGCGCGGCGAGCGCTTCATCATGCAGGACGTACCACACGAGGACGCCAAGACGTACGAGATGATTTCGCGTGCCGATACGATCGGCGTCTTCCAGATCGAATCGCGCGCCCAGATGAGCATGCTGCCGCGTTTGCGGCCGCGCGAGTTTTACGATCTCGTGATCGAAGTGGCGATCGTGCGGCCCGGGCCGATCCAAGGGGGCGCCGTGCATCCTTATCTGCGCCGACGCCAGAAGCTCGAGCCCGTCACCTTTCCGAGCAAGGACTTGGAGGTTGCTTTGGGCCGCACGCTCGGTGTGCCGATCTTTCAGGAGCAGGTGATGCAGGTCGCGATCATTGCGGCCGGCTTCAGCCCGGGCGAAGCCGATCAATTGCGGCGTGCGATGGCGGCATGGAAGCGCAAGGGCAATTTGCAGGGGTATTACGATCGCATCGTGAGCGGCATGCTCGAACGTGGGTATGAGCGCAGCTTCGCCGATGCGATCTTCGAGCAAATCAAGGGCTTCGGCGAATATGGCTTTCCCGAGAGCCATGCCGCGAGCTTCGCGCTGCTCGTCTATACGAGTAGTTGGCTCAAGTGCCATGAACCCGAGGCATTTCTTGCCGCGATGCTGAACAGCCAGCCGATGGGGTTTTATTCGTCGTCTCAACTCGTGCAGGATGCGCGCAGGCATGGTGTGAAGGTGTTGCCGGCCGACGTGACCCTCAGCGGATGGGATGCCGCGCTCGAGCCGATCGAAGGCGCGGTGCGCCCGGCCGTGCGCCTCGGTCTATCGCAGTTGCGCGGCATGAAAGAAGACGCGGCCGAGCGTATCGAAAATGCGCGAACCGTCAGGGCGTTCGAGAGCGTGCACGATCTCGCGCACCGCGCGCAGCTCAATCGACACGACCTGCACGTGCTGGCCGATGCGAATGCGTTATCGACGCTCGTCGGCAATCGGCGCGAAGCGCTCTGGCACTCGGCGGCTGCCGTGCCCGAACGGGACATGCTGGCCGCGGCGGCCACCGTGGACGATACGCCCTTGCTCGGTGCGCCGACGGAAGGACAAAACATCGTGGCCGATTACCGCTCGGCAGGGCTGACGCTGCGACGCCATCCGGTTGCGCTGTTGCGCGCGCGTCTACTCGAAAAGCGGCTGATGCCGGCATCGACGCTGAGCGGCTATCGCAACGGCCAACCCGCTCGCGGTTGCGGCATCGTGACGGTTCGCCAGCGGCCGGGCACGGCCAAAGGCGTGATATTCATGACGCTCGAGGACGAAACGGGCAACGTCAACGTCATCATCTGGCCGAGCCTGCTCGAAAAGCAGCGCAAGGAAGTGCTCGGCGCCTCGCTGCTCGCCGTGTACGGCGTGTGGCAGTGCCAGGGGGAAGTGCGCCATCTCGTGGCCAAGCGGCTCGTGGATTTATCGCCTCTTCTCGGCGGCTTGCAATCGGAGAGCAGAAACTTCCACTGA
- a CDS encoding dTDP-4-dehydrorhamnose reductase family protein: protein MFNVAVIGASGLLGRALVHELETCAGWRVVPTAHRRAGGRTVALDVRDPAAVTSFIARNRPDAIVIMVAERRPDVCERDPTAARALNVDAVRTIVSAARQCGAWVLSISTDYVFDGSAAPYRIDDRPGPLNAYGRSKLEGEIALADSTELGCVLRLPLLFGPVVEWSESAVTSLVPAIIASATPGADPAPMDAWATRYPTYTPDVAYVIRRMLEQHAEGKAVCGIAHWSGDEPMTKFDIAARIARALSVDARLFPRFASAEATPRPRDCHLDSGRLEALGIGRRTPFDIALAEVLGASPAPVPAPAR, encoded by the coding sequence ATGTTCAACGTTGCCGTTATCGGGGCGTCGGGGCTGCTCGGGCGCGCGCTCGTCCATGAACTCGAAACATGTGCCGGCTGGCGCGTCGTGCCGACGGCACATCGTCGCGCCGGTGGGCGCACCGTCGCGCTCGACGTTCGCGATCCGGCTGCCGTCACATCGTTCATCGCCCGAAATAGGCCCGATGCAATCGTCATCATGGTGGCGGAGCGGCGCCCCGATGTTTGCGAAAGAGACCCAACAGCCGCGCGCGCATTGAATGTCGACGCGGTCCGTACGATCGTATCGGCCGCCCGACAGTGCGGCGCTTGGGTGCTGTCGATCTCGACCGACTACGTGTTCGACGGCAGCGCCGCGCCCTATCGCATCGACGATCGACCGGGTCCACTGAACGCGTACGGACGCAGCAAGCTCGAAGGAGAGATTGCGCTCGCGGATTCGACCGAACTTGGCTGCGTGCTGCGGTTGCCGCTGCTGTTCGGTCCGGTCGTGGAATGGTCGGAATCGGCCGTGACGAGCCTCGTGCCGGCGATCATCGCGTCGGCAACACCAGGCGCCGACCCGGCCCCCATGGATGCCTGGGCGACGCGCTATCCGACGTACACGCCCGACGTCGCCTATGTGATCCGTCGCATGCTCGAGCAGCACGCCGAAGGCAAAGCCGTCTGTGGCATCGCGCATTGGTCCGGCGACGAGCCCATGACGAAGTTCGACATCGCCGCCCGGATCGCACGTGCGCTAAGCGTCGACGCCCGTCTTTTTCCTCGGTTCGCGAGCGCTGAAGCTACGCCGCGCCCGCGCGACTGCCATCTCGACTCGGGCCGGCTCGAAGCGCTCGGGATCGGCCGGCGCACGCCGTTCGACATCGCGCTTGCCGAAGTGCTCGGTGCATCGCCGGCGCCGGTACCAGCGCCAGCGCGTTGA
- a CDS encoding heavy-metal-associated domain-containing protein — MIELQVEGMSCQHCVGAVTKAIRALDASAHVEVNLDEGCVRVQSHEKADRLGAAVVEAGYPVKGSRTIVDA; from the coding sequence ATGATCGAACTCCAGGTCGAAGGCATGAGCTGTCAACACTGTGTGGGCGCGGTGACGAAGGCGATTCGCGCGCTGGACGCCAGCGCACACGTGGAGGTCAATCTCGACGAGGGATGCGTGCGCGTGCAATCGCATGAGAAAGCCGATCGACTCGGCGCTGCCGTCGTCGAAGCCGGCTATCCCGTAAAAGGCAGCCGCACGATCGTCGACGCCTGA
- the cueR gene encoding Cu(I)-responsive transcriptional regulator yields MNIGEAARESGVTAKMIRYYESVELLAPKGRTDAGYRVYGGQEVHTLRFIRQARHLGFSIDDIRKLLALWQDRSRASAEVKAIALQHVADLERRIAELSEMRDTLTHLADHCHGDARPDCPILEGLAAANDAGEDAQSHCRRG; encoded by the coding sequence ATGAATATCGGGGAAGCGGCCCGCGAATCGGGCGTGACGGCCAAAATGATCCGCTACTACGAGAGCGTCGAGTTGCTCGCGCCCAAGGGGCGCACGGACGCCGGGTACCGCGTTTACGGCGGGCAGGAAGTGCATACCCTGCGATTCATTCGCCAGGCACGACACCTCGGTTTTTCGATCGACGACATCCGTAAGCTTCTGGCGCTTTGGCAAGATCGCTCTCGCGCAAGCGCGGAAGTGAAGGCGATCGCACTCCAGCACGTAGCCGATCTCGAGCGTCGCATCGCCGAACTGTCGGAAATGCGCGACACCCTGACCCATCTGGCCGACCATTGTCACGGCGACGCGCGCCCCGACTGCCCGATTCTCGAAGGGCTGGCGGCTGCGAACGACGCCGGTGAAGACGCGCAGAGCCATTGCCGACGGGGCTAA
- a CDS encoding DUF3563 family protein: protein MFAYILEKLSNWFESAERDRREAYLASSSDIVDLERRLRSLEAHGYSV from the coding sequence ATGTTTGCGTACATCCTCGAAAAGCTGAGCAACTGGTTCGAATCCGCTGAGCGCGACCGCCGCGAAGCGTACCTTGCATCGTCGTCGGATATCGTCGACCTCGAGCGCCGCCTGCGCTCGCTCGAAGCACACGGCTACTCGGTCTAA
- a CDS encoding 23S rRNA (adenine(2030)-N(6))-methyltransferase RlmJ, giving the protein MLSYRHAFHAGNHADVLKHAVVVQLLRYLGQKDKAYWYIDTHAGAGVYSLAEGYATKTAEFETGIAKLWQRTDLPGALADYVEQVGALNADGQLHYYPGSPYLAWRLMRQQDRMRLFELHTTEIDVLSHNFRDAGRRAMLYAGDGFEGIKALLPPPPRRALVLVDPSFEDKHDYARTISCLEESLKRFATGVYAIWYPQVTRIESQRFPEQLKRLQQTNWLHATLTVCRPPSDGFGLYGSGMFILNPPYTLAAALKEALPYLVDALGQDETAQFTLESRIA; this is encoded by the coding sequence ATGCTCAGCTACCGTCACGCCTTTCACGCAGGCAATCACGCCGACGTCCTCAAACACGCTGTCGTCGTGCAGTTGTTGCGCTACCTTGGTCAAAAGGACAAGGCCTACTGGTACATCGACACACACGCCGGCGCGGGCGTCTATTCGCTGGCCGAAGGCTACGCGACCAAGACGGCGGAATTCGAGACCGGTATTGCGAAGCTTTGGCAGCGCACCGATCTCCCCGGCGCCCTGGCGGATTACGTCGAGCAGGTCGGCGCATTGAATGCCGATGGGCAGTTGCACTATTACCCCGGCTCGCCATATCTCGCATGGCGCCTGATGCGTCAGCAAGACCGGATGCGGTTGTTCGAATTGCACACCACGGAAATCGATGTACTGAGCCATAACTTCCGGGACGCGGGGCGCCGTGCGATGCTCTACGCGGGAGACGGCTTCGAAGGCATCAAGGCCCTACTTCCCCCGCCACCGCGGCGCGCGCTCGTGCTGGTCGACCCTTCATTCGAAGACAAGCACGACTACGCCCGCACGATCAGTTGCCTCGAAGAAAGTCTGAAGCGGTTCGCAACGGGCGTTTATGCAATCTGGTATCCGCAAGTCACACGCATCGAATCGCAACGATTCCCCGAGCAATTGAAACGGCTACAGCAGACGAACTGGCTGCATGCGACGCTGACCGTCTGCCGCCCGCCGTCCGACGGCTTTGGGCTGTACGGCAGCGGAATGTTCATCCTGAATCCGCCCTACACGCTCGCCGCGGCATTGAAAGAAGCGTTGCCTTACTTGGTAGATGCGCTGGGCCAGGACGAGACGGCGCAATTCACGTTGGAGTCACGCATCGCTTAA
- a CDS encoding potassium channel beta subunit family protein has product MNYRRLGRSGLQVSELSLGSWVTYGSQVDRHAARESLAAARDAGVNFFDNAEVYAGGKAEEIMGHALKELAWPRVSYVISTKFYWGLREAPNQYHTLNRKYLHDAIDSSLARLQLDYVDLVFCHRADPNTPLEETVWAMSDMIARGKALYWGTSEWSADEIRAAYEIAERHHLHKPVMEQPQYNLFCRKRVEQEYKRLYEDIGLGLTTWSPLASGLLTGKYRAGVPEGSRAQLEGYDWLRGRLTDTAKNERVAQLGTVAQELGCTIGQLAIAWVLKNPHVSTVITGASRVEQIGENMKATEIAARITPEIRQRIEEIVGDIEQ; this is encoded by the coding sequence ATGAATTACCGGCGACTCGGCCGTTCGGGCCTGCAAGTCAGCGAGCTATCGCTGGGCTCGTGGGTGACTTACGGCAGCCAAGTGGATCGACACGCCGCGCGCGAATCACTCGCCGCAGCGCGGGACGCGGGCGTCAATTTCTTCGACAACGCCGAAGTTTACGCAGGCGGCAAAGCCGAAGAAATCATGGGACATGCGCTCAAGGAGCTCGCTTGGCCGCGCGTGAGCTACGTGATTTCGACGAAATTCTATTGGGGCCTGCGCGAAGCGCCCAATCAGTACCACACGCTCAATCGCAAGTACCTGCACGACGCGATCGACAGTTCGCTCGCCCGCCTACAACTCGATTACGTCGACCTCGTGTTTTGCCATCGCGCCGATCCCAACACGCCGCTCGAAGAAACGGTCTGGGCGATGAGCGACATGATCGCGCGCGGCAAGGCGCTTTATTGGGGCACTTCGGAATGGAGCGCCGACGAGATCCGCGCCGCTTACGAAATCGCCGAGCGCCATCATCTGCACAAGCCAGTGATGGAGCAGCCGCAATACAACTTGTTTTGCCGCAAGCGCGTCGAGCAAGAATACAAGCGGCTCTATGAAGACATCGGCCTCGGCTTGACGACATGGAGCCCGCTCGCATCGGGGTTGCTGACGGGTAAGTATCGGGCTGGCGTACCCGAGGGCAGCCGGGCGCAGTTGGAAGGCTACGATTGGTTGCGCGGACGGCTAACCGACACCGCCAAGAACGAACGCGTGGCTCAACTCGGCACGGTGGCGCAGGAGCTCGGCTGCACGATAGGCCAACTGGCGATCGCCTGGGTGCTCAAGAACCCGCATGTCAGCACTGTGATTACCGGCGCCTCCCGGGTCGAGCAGATCGGGGAGAACATGAAAGCGACGGAAATAGCCGCGCGCATCACACCGGAAATTCGGCAAAGGATCGAAGAGATCGTCGGCGACATAGAACAATGA
- a CDS encoding 3-hydroxybutyrate dehydrogenase, whose product MSSLNTNLNGKAAVVTGAASGIGKEIARTLAAQGAAVAIADLNLAGAQAVAEQIVAEGGKALGIAMDVTNEDAVNRGIDEVAAKFGSVDILVSNAGIQIVNPIENYSFSDWKKMQAIHVDGAFLTTKAALKHMYQGDRGGVVIYMGSVHSHEASPLKSAYVAAKHALLGLSRVLAKEGAAHNVRSHVVCPGFVRTPLVDKQIPEQAKELGITEEEVIKRVMLGQTVDGVFTTVEDVAQTVLFLCTFPSAALTGQSFLVSHGWCMI is encoded by the coding sequence ATGTCGTCGTTGAATACGAATCTGAACGGGAAGGCCGCGGTCGTGACGGGTGCGGCGAGCGGGATCGGCAAGGAAATCGCGCGTACGCTCGCGGCCCAGGGCGCGGCCGTGGCGATTGCCGATTTGAATCTGGCCGGAGCCCAGGCGGTTGCGGAGCAAATCGTCGCGGAGGGCGGCAAGGCGCTCGGCATCGCCATGGACGTGACGAATGAAGACGCCGTCAATCGCGGCATCGACGAAGTCGCGGCGAAATTCGGTTCCGTCGACATTCTCGTATCGAATGCCGGAATCCAGATCGTCAATCCGATCGAAAACTACAGCTTCTCCGATTGGAAGAAGATGCAGGCCATTCACGTCGACGGTGCCTTCCTCACCACGAAGGCCGCGCTCAAGCACATGTACCAGGGCGATCGCGGCGGCGTGGTCATCTATATGGGCTCGGTGCATTCGCACGAGGCATCGCCGTTGAAGTCCGCCTACGTCGCTGCCAAGCATGCGTTGCTCGGCCTGTCGCGGGTTCTTGCGAAGGAAGGCGCCGCGCACAACGTCCGCTCGCACGTCGTGTGCCCCGGCTTCGTGCGCACGCCGCTCGTCGACAAACAGATCCCCGAGCAGGCGAAGGAGCTCGGCATCACTGAAGAAGAAGTGATCAAGCGTGTCATGCTCGGCCAGACGGTCGATGGCGTGTTCACCACGGTGGAGGATGTCGCGCAGACCGTACTGTTCCTGTGCACGTTCCCGAGTGCCGCGTTGACGGGGCAGTCGTTCCTCGTATCGCACGGCTGGTGCATGATCTAA
- a CDS encoding DUF3734 domain-containing protein, with protein MGQRNAMRRVRAGATSADTGGQHAAGRGAGAVPPAALPPYQTVALVLQGGGALGAYQAGVYEGLHEAGILPNWIAGISIGAINTAIIAGNAPKDRVSKLKAFWDTVCQPAYGFPLPPAVEHAFFDSSTPVRTAFTTMQALSALVDGQRGFFVPRMPPPLPFVSGTPGTASWYDTAPLKSTLERLCDFDRINSGETRVSIAAVNVGTGNFAYFDNQHTKLRAEHFIASGSLPPGFAATEIDGEYYWDGGLMSNTPLSEVIQASPRRDTLAFQVDLWSAQGPVPTNLTDVQGRMKDIQYSSRTRLVTDMMQHSQRFRHVLREVLTRVAPEHRDDPWCKLAEELSSSHRYNVVELIYRDKEFDGNYKDYQFGLSTMNVHWSSGLRDIRESLVQPGWLDMPENDAGFVTHDIHRDRR; from the coding sequence ATGGGGCAGCGCAATGCTATGCGGCGTGTTCGCGCGGGTGCGACATCCGCGGATACCGGCGGGCAGCACGCGGCAGGGCGAGGGGCCGGCGCCGTACCGCCGGCTGCCTTGCCTCCCTATCAAACGGTGGCGCTCGTCTTGCAAGGCGGCGGGGCGCTCGGCGCATATCAAGCCGGCGTCTACGAGGGCTTGCACGAAGCCGGCATCCTGCCCAATTGGATCGCGGGGATTTCGATCGGCGCGATCAATACCGCGATCATCGCCGGCAACGCGCCGAAGGATCGCGTGTCGAAATTGAAAGCGTTCTGGGACACGGTATGTCAGCCCGCATACGGGTTTCCGTTGCCGCCGGCCGTCGAGCACGCGTTCTTCGATTCGTCTACCCCCGTACGTACCGCCTTTACCACCATGCAGGCACTGAGTGCGCTAGTCGACGGCCAAAGAGGCTTCTTCGTGCCGCGCATGCCGCCGCCTCTGCCGTTTGTTTCAGGTACGCCCGGCACCGCCAGTTGGTACGACACCGCACCGCTCAAGTCGACGCTCGAGCGCTTGTGCGATTTCGACCGGATCAATTCGGGCGAGACACGCGTTTCGATTGCGGCGGTCAATGTCGGCACCGGCAACTTCGCTTATTTCGACAATCAGCATACGAAGCTGCGGGCCGAACATTTCATCGCTTCCGGTTCGCTGCCGCCCGGTTTCGCCGCGACCGAGATCGACGGCGAGTACTACTGGGACGGCGGACTCATGTCCAACACGCCGCTGTCCGAGGTTATCCAAGCTTCTCCGCGTCGCGATACGCTCGCGTTTCAGGTCGATTTGTGGAGCGCGCAGGGTCCCGTGCCGACGAACCTCACGGACGTGCAAGGGCGCATGAAAGACATTCAATACTCGAGCCGCACGCGCCTCGTGACCGACATGATGCAGCACTCGCAGCGCTTCAGACACGTGCTGCGCGAAGTGCTCACGCGCGTTGCGCCCGAGCATCGCGACGATCCGTGGTGCAAGCTGGCCGAGGAGTTGTCGTCCTCGCACCGCTACAACGTGGTCGAGTTGATTTATCGCGACAAGGAATTCGACGGCAACTACAAGGACTACCAGTTCGGTCTGTCGACGATGAACGTGCATTGGAGTAGCGGCTTGCGCGACATCCGCGAGAGCTTGGTGCAACCGGGCTGGCTCGACATGCCCGAGAACGATGCGGGGTTCGTCACCCACGACATCCATCGCGACCGTCGTTAA
- a CDS encoding amino acid aminotransferase → MSLFSAVELAPRDPILGLNEAFNADTRPTKVNLGVGVYTNEEGKIPLLRAVREAEKARVDAALPRGYLPIEGIAAYDAAVQKLLLGETSPLIAAGRVVTAQALGGTGALKIGADFLKRVNPNAKVAISDPSWENHRALFESAGFEVVAYPYYDAHTHGVNFEAMLAALNSYPAGTIIVLHACCHNPTGVDLSDAQWKQIAEVVKARGLVPFLDIAYQGFGDGIDADAAAVRLFAAAELNVFVSSSFSKSFSLYGERVGALSIIADSKDEAVRVLSQLKRVIRTNYSNPPTHGGAIVATVLGTPALRTMWEQELGEMRERIRAMRNGIVERLKGAGVTRDFSFVNAQRGMFSYSGLSSAQVDRLREEFGIYAVGTGRICVAALNTRNIETVANAIAHVLK, encoded by the coding sequence ATGTCCCTGTTCTCCGCTGTCGAACTCGCTCCCCGCGACCCGATCCTCGGCCTCAACGAGGCCTTCAACGCCGATACACGCCCGACCAAAGTCAACCTCGGCGTAGGCGTCTATACGAACGAGGAAGGCAAGATTCCGCTGCTGCGCGCGGTTCGCGAGGCGGAAAAAGCGCGTGTCGATGCAGCGCTGCCGCGCGGCTACCTGCCGATCGAAGGGATCGCGGCTTACGATGCCGCCGTACAAAAGCTGCTGCTTGGCGAAACGTCGCCGCTGATCGCCGCGGGCCGCGTCGTGACGGCGCAGGCGCTCGGCGGCACGGGCGCGCTGAAGATCGGCGCCGATTTCCTGAAGCGCGTGAACCCGAATGCGAAGGTTGCGATCAGCGACCCGAGCTGGGAAAACCACCGTGCACTGTTCGAAAGCGCCGGCTTCGAGGTGGTCGCCTACCCCTACTACGACGCGCATACGCACGGCGTCAATTTCGAGGCGATGCTCGCCGCGCTGAACAGCTATCCGGCCGGCACGATCATCGTGTTGCACGCTTGCTGCCACAACCCGACCGGTGTCGACCTGAGCGACGCGCAATGGAAGCAGATCGCCGAGGTCGTCAAGGCACGCGGCCTCGTGCCGTTCCTCGACATCGCCTATCAAGGCTTCGGCGACGGCATCGACGCCGACGCGGCAGCCGTGCGCCTGTTCGCCGCGGCCGAGTTGAACGTGTTCGTGTCGTCGTCGTTCTCGAAGTCGTTCTCGCTGTACGGCGAGCGCGTGGGCGCGCTGTCGATCATCGCCGACAGCAAGGATGAAGCGGTGCGTGTGCTCTCGCAACTGAAGCGCGTGATCCGCACGAACTATTCGAACCCGCCGACGCACGGCGGCGCGATCGTGGCGACGGTGCTCGGCACGCCGGCATTGCGCACGATGTGGGAGCAGGAACTCGGCGAAATGCGCGAGCGCATTCGCGCCATGCGCAACGGTATCGTCGAACGCCTGAAGGGCGCCGGCGTGACGCGCGACTTCAGCTTCGTCAACGCGCAGCGCGGCATGTTCTCCTACTCGGGCTTGAGTTCCGCCCAAGTGGATCGCCTTCGCGAAGAGTTCGGCATTTACGCGGTGGGCACGGGCCGCATTTGCGTGGCGGCACTGAACACGCGCAACATCGAAACGGTGGCGAACGCGATCGCACACGTGCTGAAGTAA